Proteins found in one Flavobacterium channae genomic segment:
- a CDS encoding MFS transporter, with protein sequence MARKDPYAALRFKEFRLFLAMRFALVFAWSMQFVIIEWEVYSLTKNPLSLGIIGLMEIIPAVAMALFAGHVVDQNEKKSLLVKCLIGFSIVSLGLFLITVPELISSLSKATILWVIYALVFLGGLVRAFIGPTVFSLLSLIVPKKNYPNAATWSSSTWQLAAMFGPALAGFSIGIIGVHWSMCLVFACTIIALLLLSQISKKPILNPKIGEPIFQSLKEGVKFVFNNKTILGAISLDMFAVLFGGAVALLPIFAQDILKVGSEGFGVLRAAPAVGSIITMLAAAYFSLNKNAGIKLLTAIFIFGLCIIVFGLSEIFWVSVLALFLSGVADGVSVVIRNTILQLHTPDNMRGRVSSVNSIFVGSSNELGAFESGVTAKLMGVVRAVVFGGCMTIGTVFVTALISPSFRNLDLEKEIEELEKAD encoded by the coding sequence GTTATTATCGAATGGGAAGTGTATAGTTTAACTAAAAATCCACTTTCTCTTGGTATTATTGGTTTAATGGAAATTATTCCTGCTGTTGCAATGGCTTTGTTTGCTGGTCATGTTGTAGATCAAAATGAAAAGAAAAGCTTGCTTGTAAAATGTTTAATTGGATTTTCAATAGTAAGTTTGGGCTTGTTTCTTATAACCGTTCCTGAATTGATTTCGAGTTTATCAAAAGCTACCATACTTTGGGTTATTTATGCTTTGGTTTTTTTAGGTGGTTTGGTTAGAGCTTTTATTGGACCAACAGTTTTTTCATTACTTTCCTTAATTGTTCCAAAGAAAAATTATCCTAACGCGGCTACTTGGAGTAGTTCTACTTGGCAATTAGCGGCTATGTTTGGTCCTGCACTTGCTGGTTTTTCAATCGGTATTATTGGGGTGCATTGGTCAATGTGTTTGGTTTTTGCTTGTACAATAATAGCCTTATTATTATTGTCTCAAATTTCCAAAAAACCAATTTTGAATCCTAAAATTGGAGAACCTATTTTTCAAAGTTTGAAAGAAGGAGTGAAATTCGTTTTTAACAATAAAACAATTTTAGGCGCTATTTCTCTTGATATGTTTGCCGTTTTGTTTGGTGGTGCTGTTGCATTGCTTCCAATTTTCGCACAAGATATTTTAAAAGTGGGTTCGGAAGGATTTGGCGTGCTTCGTGCAGCACCAGCCGTTGGTTCTATTATAACAATGTTAGCAGCAGCTTATTTTTCATTAAACAAAAATGCAGGCATTAAGTTACTAACTGCAATTTTTATATTCGGATTGTGTATTATAGTTTTTGGATTGTCTGAAATTTTCTGGGTTTCTGTATTGGCTTTATTTTTAAGTGGAGTAGCAGATGGAGTTTCGGTTGTAATTAGAAATACTATTTTGCAATTGCATACACCAGATAATATGCGTGGAAGAGTTTCTTCTGTAAATTCAATTTTTGTAGGTTCTTCAAATGAATTAGGTGCTTTTGAAAGTGGTGTTACAGCCAAATTAATGGGCGTTGTTAGAGCTGTTGTTTTTGGTGGTTGCATGACAATAGGAACGGTGTTTGTCACCGCACTTATTTCGCCATCTTTTAGAAACTTAGATCTTGAAAAAGAAATAGAAGAATTGGAAAAAGCAGACTAG
- a CDS encoding UDP-2,3-diacylglucosamine diphosphatase — MNLKIYFASDQHFGAPTPELSFPREQKFIQWLDIVKKDADAIFLLGDLFDFWFEYKTVVPKGFVRVLGKLAEIKDSGIPIYFFVGNHDLWMHDYFQKELNIPVYHDNQEFTFNNKTFLIGHGDGKGPGDMGYKRMKKVFTNPFSKWLFRWLHPDVGVKLAQYLSVKNKLISGAEDVKYLGEENEWLVQYCKRKLETKQYNFFVFGHRHLPLEIELTENSKYVNLGDWIGYFTYGVFDGEKMELKEFKN, encoded by the coding sequence ATTAACTTGAAAATATATTTTGCATCAGACCAGCACTTTGGCGCACCAACGCCTGAGTTAAGTTTTCCAAGAGAACAAAAATTTATACAATGGCTAGATATTGTTAAGAAAGACGCTGACGCTATTTTCTTACTAGGTGATTTGTTTGATTTTTGGTTTGAATACAAAACTGTTGTTCCAAAAGGTTTTGTAAGAGTTTTAGGTAAATTAGCCGAAATTAAAGATTCTGGTATTCCAATTTATTTTTTTGTAGGAAATCACGACTTATGGATGCACGATTATTTTCAAAAAGAGTTAAATATTCCTGTTTATCATGACAATCAAGAATTTACTTTTAACAACAAAACTTTCCTAATTGGTCATGGTGATGGAAAAGGTCCGGGCGACATGGGTTATAAAAGAATGAAAAAAGTCTTTACAAATCCTTTTTCAAAGTGGTTGTTCCGTTGGTTGCATCCTGATGTTGGTGTGAAATTAGCCCAGTATTTATCTGTAAAAAACAAGTTAATTTCGGGTGCAGAAGATGTAAAATATTTAGGAGAAGAAAATGAATGGTTGGTTCAATATTGCAAACGTAAACTTGAAACCAAACAATATAATTTCTTTGTTTTTGGTCATCGTCATTTACCTTTAGAAATTGAATTAACTGAAAATTCGAAATACGTTAATCTTGGTGATTGGATTGGCTATTTTACCTATGGTGTTTTCGATGGTGAAAAAATGGAATTAAAAGAATTTAAAAACTAG